One genomic segment of Echeneis naucrates chromosome 18, fEcheNa1.1, whole genome shotgun sequence includes these proteins:
- the LOC115059049 gene encoding chromatin complexes subunit BAP18: protein MTSASTKVGEIFSAAGAAFTKLGELTMQLHPVADSSPPGGHTKNMVKRKLYEDTAPPPTSDIKKIVKKTTVAIAMAMPGTPTIIPVPTAQVVIPPGLHGPLPTQPPLKKQKTADVTLSALNDSDVNSDLVDIEGLGEGSNSKKLNNFDQDNLSLDSSLIMNPSDLPLLSF from the exons ATGACCTCGGCCTCCACCAAA GTTGGAGAGATCTtctctgcagctggagctgcCTTCACCAAACTCGGAGAACTCACAATGCAGCTTCATCCAGTGGCAGACTCCAGCCCTCCAGG TGGACATACAAAGAACATGGTGAAGAGGAAGCTGTATGAAGACACGGctccaccccccacctctgACATCAAAAAGATTGTCAAGAAAACCACAGTTGCCATTGCCATGGCAATGCCCGGCACTCCAACGATCATCCCTGTGCCCACAGCTCAGGTTGTCATACCACCAGGACTACATGGTCCTCTTCCTACCCAGCCCCCtctgaagaaacaaaagactGCAG ATGTAACCCTCAGTGCTCTGAATGACTCAGATGTCAACAGTGATCTTGTCGACATTGAGGGACTGGGTGAAGGATCTAACTCCAAGAAACTCAACAACTTTGATCAAG aTAACCTGAGTCTGGACTCCAGCCTCATCATGAATCCCAGTGACCTTCCTCTGCTTTCATTCTGA